One stretch of Chryseobacterium fluminis DNA includes these proteins:
- a CDS encoding DUF421 domain-containing protein, whose translation MDPILSVVVRSLCVYLFMVIAIRLFGKNQLSQLNAGDVVLLLLISNAVQNAMVGPDTSLQGGLIAALVLFVANFILKRLMFSSSSFESFMEEDPVILIKDGVLDKQALNKVKITKDELEEAIREHGADKIENVKLSILEVDGNISVISEDEKNKQTRYSRIKRKNKRKYY comes from the coding sequence ATGGACCCGATTCTTAGTGTCGTTGTGCGCTCACTTTGCGTTTACCTTTTCATGGTAATTGCCATCCGTCTGTTTGGTAAGAACCAGCTCTCCCAGCTTAATGCAGGAGATGTGGTATTGCTGTTGCTGATCTCGAACGCGGTTCAGAACGCCATGGTAGGTCCGGATACCTCTTTGCAGGGAGGTCTTATTGCTGCTTTGGTTTTATTTGTGGCTAATTTTATTTTAAAAAGACTGATGTTTTCGAGTTCGTCTTTTGAAAGCTTTATGGAAGAAGACCCCGTGATTCTTATAAAAGACGGGGTACTGGACAAGCAGGCTTTAAACAAAGTTAAAATTACCAAAGATGAACTAGAGGAGGCCATTAGAGAACATGGAGCCGATAAAATAGAAAATGTGAAATTATCCATTTTAGAAGTGGACGGAAATATCAGTGTGATCTCAGAAGATGAGAAGAATAAACAGACTCGCTATTCAAGAATTAAAAGAAAAAATAAAAGAAAATATTACTGA